One stretch of Armigeres subalbatus isolate Guangzhou_Male chromosome 2, GZ_Asu_2, whole genome shotgun sequence DNA includes these proteins:
- the LOC134211452 gene encoding melatonin receptor type 1B-A-like, whose product MGTTSMAGILVAAAVSIFSLVTAGEAGVGGGFAETDTGCGEGSLPILAAATSATNYDADFSENGTNLLTAITPLALMSKHGGTSGGAKHQEDVSPVTLSTEWPRLARLLLLASLSVIGSIGNVFMISSVMIEDHLKKAGNAFIVNIALADLLITSVVMPASTIVLLAGIDNSDTEVCKFQWFLAACSFLVSILTLAIMAIENYLRLCMNQNEHSWFSRTSVTVILLAIWIVASLFSGMQFMYDIDFDYCDRKSKHIVPPEAGWIGLMVLLPLLLAFLTHIRIIVDVKRNMSLPNFKPNLAYTWDLSLVRTNFYSFLIFVLFWLPFCVILAYGTTKSVSNRVFYNTAWIGLSKSCFHNVIYCLTNRHFRSAYVSLFNYCCCKTTVAVSRRQRTDGSRPTADVRVHIIPGYNMYTSPQRAGNSHGHWGKRECHEL is encoded by the exons ATGGGCACGACATCGATGGCCGGCATACTTGTGGCGGCAGCCGTCTCCATTTTTAGCCTGGTAACAGCCGGGGAAGCCGGAGTAGGGGGAGGCTTCGCCGAAACGGACACGGGCTGCGGCGAAGGAAGTCTTCCGATACTGGCTGCAGCAACAAGTGCCACCAATTACGATGCCGATTTCAGTGAAAATGGCACTAATTTGCTGACGGCGATAACTCCATTAGCGCTGATGTCCAAACACGGTGGCACTTCCGGCGGTGCCAAGCACCAGGAGGATGTGTCTCCGGTCACCCTGTCGACCGAGTGGCCTCGGCTGGCCCGGCTTCTGCTGCTGGCCAGTTTGTCCGTAATTGGCAGCATCGGTAACGTGTTTATGATTTCCTCGGTCATGATCGAGGACCACCTCAAGAAGGCAG GTAACGCATTCATAGTGAACATAGCGCTCGCAGATTTACTAATCACTAGCGTAGTGATGCCAGCGTCCACCATTGTGCTCCTGGCTGGCATCGACAATTCGGACACGGAAGTATGCAAATTTCAGTGGTTTCTAGCTGCTTGCTCGTTTTTGGTTAGCATTTTAACCCTAGCA ATAATGGCCATAGAAAACTATCTGAGGCTGTGTATGAACCAGAATGAGCACAGTTGGTTCAGCAGAACCAGCGTAACCGTAATTCTGTTGGCGATTTGGATCGTTGCCAGCTTATTCTCCGGCATGCAGTTCATGTATGATATCGACTTTGACTACTGCGACCGGAAGTCCAAGCACATAGTTCCACCGGAAGCCGGCTGGATTGGGCTGATGGTACTGCTTCCGCTTCTACTGGCATTCCTGACTCACATACGGATCATAGTCGATGTGAAGCGCAACATGAGCCTGCCGAACTTCAAGCCAAATCTAGCCTACACGTGGGACCTCTCGTTAGTTCGGACCAACTTCTACAGCTTCCTTATCTTCGTCCTGTTTTGGTTGCCATTCTGTGTCATCCTGGCATACGGGACCACCAAAAGTGTATCGAACCGGGTGTTCTACAACACGGCCTGGATCGGCCTGTCCAAGTCCTGCTTCCACAATGTAATCTACTGCTTAACGAACCGTCACTTCCGTAGTGCGTACGTGAGCCTGTTCAACTACTGCTGCTGCAAGACAACGGTAGCCGTATCGCGAAGACAGCGAACTG